CCTGCGAGCCATCCTTCTGCGTGATCGTAATATCGCCGCGATAGTCGAATGCCTTCTCCAGCGCCTCACGAATCTCCGCGTCACTCGCCAGCGCCGGAATCCAGCCCTCAAGCTGTTCCCTCTCACGTCCCGCCGCTACTTCAATCTCGTCTGGATTCTCATGCGCCAACTGCGCCAGCTTTGCGGACTCCTGTGTCTCGGTCGCCATCGTTAGTCTCCTGAAACCTCTTGAAGTTCAGACGCGCTATTGGTTACAGGCGCACCGATCTGTACCAGCGGTCCATAGCTCGCAGGCTTCCACTCATTCAACAGCTTCATCGCACCTTCGTCTTCATACTTGCTGAAGAAGATTCCCTTCGCAGTCTGCAGCAGCCCCTTCAACGAGCTGAAGGTGTAATTCACACCGCTGGCCTCATAGCCAGAGTGCACCATGCAGTTCGCGCACTGCGGATTCCCGCTCTCGGTCCCGTAGTTCGACCACTCCACCGTCTCCATCAACTCCTTGAAGCTATCCGCATAGCCATCCTGCAGCAGGTAGCAAGGCTTCTGCCAGCCGAAGATACTGAACGTCGGCATCCCCCACGGCGTGCAGGTCAGATCCTTCTTGCCCATCAGGAATTCCATGAAGATGGGCGAAGCATTGAAGCGCCATGTCTTTTTACGATTCGAGAGGATCGACCGAAACAACTTCTTCGAGCGCGCGCGTCCAAGAAAGTGTTTCTGATCAGGAGCTTTGTCGTAGGTATATCCCGGCGAGACCATCATGCTCTCCACCCCGGCCACCATCAACTCATCGAAGTGCGCGCGAACGCTGTTGGGATCGGCTCCATCAAACAAAGTAGTGTTCGTCGTCACGCGGAAGCCGGCCTCAACCGCAACCCGCACACCCTCCATCGCAATGTCGTATCCACCCTCGCGGCAGACAGAAAAGTCGTGATGCTCGCGCTGACCATCCACGTGAACCGAGAACGAAAGATACTTGCTCGGTTTGAACAGGTGCAATTTTTCCTTCAACAGCAGAGCATTGGTGCACATATAAACGTACTTCTTCCGCGCGACCAGGCCCGCAACGATCTCCGGCATCTGAGGGTGCAGCAGCGGTTCCCCACCCGGAATCGCGACCATCGGCGTCCCGCACTCCTCAACCGCCTTGAAGCATTCCTCTGGCGAGAGCTCTGCCTTCAGAATGTGTGCGGGATACTGAATCTTTCCGCATCCGGCGCAGGCCAGATTGCAGCGAAACAACGGTTCCAGCATCAGCACGAGCGGATACTTCTTCCGGCCCATCATCTTCTGCTTCAAAACGTAAGTTGCAACCGTCCAGGCTTGCGAGACTGGCACTGCCATCGATGTCTCCTCCAGATAACTTCCAGATAAATTCTTGCCAAGCGGCTTACTGGGTTAGTGAGCCGTACCGCTCTTCATCGCACGTTCGTAGGTCGTCAATGCCAGCAGCGGGAAGTACTGTTTGTAAAGGTGGTATCCGAGATAGAACACACGTGGGAAACCGGTACCCGTGTAGTAGCTCTCGCCATTGCGTCCGGGAACCAGCTCATCCCAGCTTCCATCTTCATGCTGACGATCCACCAGCCAGCGAATACCTTTCGCCACGGAATCAGAGCGTGTATCCCCCGCAGCCAGCAATCCAAGCACAGCCCACGCCGTCTGAGAGGGCGTACTCGGTCCAATGCCACGCTGATTCGGATCGTCGTAGGTTCCGCAGGTCTCGCCCCACCCTCCGTCAGCGTTCTGCACCATGCGAATCCACTCGGCTGCCTGTTGCACGGCTGGCTCATGATTCCAGAAGCCCATCGCCTCAAGCCCGCGCAGCACCAGGAACGTTCCGTAGAGATAGTTGACGCCCCAGCGCCCGAACCAGCTCCCGTCCGGCTCTTGCTCCTTCAAGATGAACTGGATCGCCTTCTCCACACGTGGATCGCTTCTCGTAACGCCATACAGCGCCAGCATCTCCAACATGCGGCCCGTGATATCGACCGTCGGCGGATCGAGCATCGCGTTATGGTCCGCAAACGGGATGTACTGAAAGATCATCTTGGTGTTGTCGCGATCAAAACTCGCCCAGCCACCGTTCTTGCACTGCATCGCCCAAATCCAATTCAGGGCGCGCTGGCAAGCATCATACTGATTCCGTTCACGCGGATTATCTACGCAATTGAGCGCAAGCAGAACCTGTCCAGTATCATCCACATCCGGATAAAACTCATTGTTGAACTCGAAGTACCAGCCGCCCGGCTCAACATTCTTGACCTTCTCCGCCCAGTCGCCCTTCTGGCGTACTTCTTTGGACAGAATCCAATCCGCAGCCTTCAACATACGCGGATCATCTCTGCGAACGCCTGCCTCCCCAAGGGCATACATCGCCTGGGCCGTATCCCAAACCGGCGGAAAGCAGGGCTGCATGCGAAATGTAGGCGTCGAATAGTCGTCCGTTCCATCAGGACAATCGATACCAAGCTTCTCAAACTCATCAAGCGCACGAATCAACTGAGGATCATCCACCGACCGTCCCAGGCACCGCAGAGCCACGATCGAGTTCAACATGGCCGGATAGATCGCACCCAATCCATCGGACTTCTCGAAACGCTCCAGCATCCACTCTTCCGCCCGCTTCAGCGCAATCTTGCGCAACGGACGAATATGAACCCGTTCCGCCAGGTGCGCAATCCGGTCGAGAGCAAGGAAGACGTTGCGCCAGCCAAATGGCTTTTTCTTATCCCAGCGAAGATGCAGATTGGCATTCTCGCGCCCACCCACGAAAAGCTCCTCAATCCCCTGCTCCGGAGCCAGTTTCTTGAACGGCTTCTTCGCATAAATGATCGACAGCGGAACAAGAATGCCGCGCGACCACGAAGAGATCTCATAGATGTTGAAGTAGCACCAGTTTGGAAAAAGAACAATCTCCGGTGGAATTGCCGGTACTGCGT
This Tunturibacter gelidoferens DNA region includes the following protein-coding sequences:
- the hpnH gene encoding adenosyl-hopene transferase HpnH codes for the protein MAVPVSQAWTVATYVLKQKMMGRKKYPLVLMLEPLFRCNLACAGCGKIQYPAHILKAELSPEECFKAVEECGTPMVAIPGGEPLLHPQMPEIVAGLVARKKYVYMCTNALLLKEKLHLFKPSKYLSFSVHVDGQREHHDFSVCREGGYDIAMEGVRVAVEAGFRVTTNTTLFDGADPNSVRAHFDELMVAGVESMMVSPGYTYDKAPDQKHFLGRARSKKLFRSILSNRKKTWRFNASPIFMEFLMGKKDLTCTPWGMPTFSIFGWQKPCYLLQDGYADSFKELMETVEWSNYGTESGNPQCANCMVHSGYEASGVNYTFSSLKGLLQTAKGIFFSKYEDEGAMKLLNEWKPASYGPLVQIGAPVTNSASELQEVSGD
- the shc gene encoding squalene--hopene cyclase; this translates as MGISASNPKGADQLAQPRFGRMDVGLERIAEGVTRAKKWLFEQQHPDGYWCGELEADSMLESDYIFMHTLLGTGEPGRMERAINEILRHQNDDGGWGLFPGGPSNISYGVKAYLALKLMGWSKDHPVLVKAREWVLAHGGVVECNTFTKIYLCALGQYDYDAVPAIPPEIVLFPNWCYFNIYEISSWSRGILVPLSIIYAKKPFKKLAPEQGIEELFVGGRENANLHLRWDKKKPFGWRNVFLALDRIAHLAERVHIRPLRKIALKRAEEWMLERFEKSDGLGAIYPAMLNSIVALRCLGRSVDDPQLIRALDEFEKLGIDCPDGTDDYSTPTFRMQPCFPPVWDTAQAMYALGEAGVRRDDPRMLKAADWILSKEVRQKGDWAEKVKNVEPGGWYFEFNNEFYPDVDDTGQVLLALNCVDNPRERNQYDACQRALNWIWAMQCKNGGWASFDRDNTKMIFQYIPFADHNAMLDPPTVDITGRMLEMLALYGVTRSDPRVEKAIQFILKEQEPDGSWFGRWGVNYLYGTFLVLRGLEAMGFWNHEPAVQQAAEWIRMVQNADGGWGETCGTYDDPNQRGIGPSTPSQTAWAVLGLLAAGDTRSDSVAKGIRWLVDRQHEDGSWDELVPGRNGESYYTGTGFPRVFYLGYHLYKQYFPLLALTTYERAMKSGTAH